A DNA window from Cutaneotrichosporon cavernicola HIS019 DNA, chromosome: 2 contains the following coding sequences:
- a CDS encoding uncharacterized protein (Glycoside hydrolase family 29 protein), translated as MISRTVDLAAYRNNTGASVDGTAVAGGLARGESFSAEHLPTGKLVNRGIEFVLPPWAVAPDNVKCDGQTIPVDDEVLSVHLLAAGDDPRGGIHKENKVSITFNYDNGSEDVLPLEIQNWWATNGQQKGAICTPFHWEGRGSKFHERTVIFHMVVQVPYARASQVLKSVTVPKAGKHNALHLFALSYIPATRSVTTLQDKVKPGRVTATRRWEGNAQVVEVVVLNPVSLAAVGDLDSWAKDLTVSLLGSSFKTVRGATISRLMPADQILVEVLVTPTNDSTSFDDAQLAVNDVVLPVYVEGSLVHEFTQWTAADAEQHTAPKWFSDAKFGIFIHWGLYSVPAWADEGKYAEWYWHWQHTADQNGPGTYNHHLKTYGADFTYDDFIPLFQGERFDPRHWVNLFADAGAKYFVFTTKHHDGYALFDAKETTHRTSLLLGPKRDFTRELMDAAQEFQPDLKKGAYYSMPEWYNPLYVKYGRDDGPLSFWGGPAKNAYNGKVEEYTGHVDVGDYICGLQVPQLEILTNDYKVDLIWGDIGMAWYSDAAAAGRQVSINNRLGIAGDYVTPEMEQFKTVQPLWEACMSVDPYSFGYNKETRDDEYRTPTDLIHTLIDIVAKGGNFLLNIGPRADGSIPTAVETILRAIGKWLGINGRALYSTQPFPLVPEIEAPGVNVRITRSSEALYLISLEKPGPRFAIRAPLPILPTDKVFLLGNETPIPATFDGELVLDLSSVDIEPNDIAWVFEIR; from the exons ATGATTTCACGCACGGTGGATCTCGCGGCGTACCGCAACAACACCGGCGCTAGCGTGGACGGCACGGCGGTTGCCGGCGGCCTGGCGCGGGGAGAATCGTTCTCCGCAGAGCATTTGCCAACCGGAAAGCTCGTCAACCGTGGTATCGAGTTTGTGCTGCCGCCGTGGGCGGTCGCGCCGGACAATGTCAAGTGTGATGGCCAGACTATACctgttgacgacgaggtacTGTCAGTGCACCTGCTAGCTGCCGGCGATGACCCCAGGG GTGGCATCCACAAGGAGAACAAGGTATCTATCACATTCAACTATGACAacggcagcgaggacgTGCTCCCGCTGGAGATCCAGAACTGGTGGGCGACCAACGGCCAGCAAAAGGGCGCCATCTGTACGCCGTTCCATTGGGAAGGGCGGGGAAGCAAGTTTCACGAACGGACCGTCATCTTCCACATGGTCGTCCAGGTTCCGTATGCACGCGCCAGCCAGGTACTCAAGTCGGTAACGGTGCCAAAGGCGGGCAAGCACAATGCCCTGCACTTATTCGCCCTCTCGTATATACCCGCGACCAGATCAGTGACCACGCTCCAGGATAAGGTCAAGCCGGGCAGAGTCACGGCGACCCGCCGCTGGGAAGGGAACGCGCAAgtggtcgaggttgtggtACTCAACCCGGTTTCGCTCGCCGCTGTCGGAGACTTGGATTCATGGGCCAAGGACCTGACAGTGTCGCTTTTGGGCTCCTCGTTCAAGACTGTCCGCGGCGCGACCATCTCCAGGCTCATGCCGGCGGATCAGATCCTTGTCGAAGTTCTCGTCACACCTACGAACGACTCTACCTCCTTTGACGACGCTCAACTCGCTGTCAATGACGTTGTTCTTCCTGTTTATGTCGAAGGATCGCTGGTACACGAGTTTACACAGTGGACGGCGGCGGACGCCGAGCAGCACACTGCGCCAAAGTGGTTTTCCGACGCCAAGTTTGGCATCTTTATCCACTGGGGCTTGTATTCGGTGCCGGCGTGggccgacgagggcaagtATGCCGAGTGGTACTGGCACTGGCAGCACACTGCAGACCAGAACGGCCCGGGCACGTACAATCACCACTTGAAGACATATGGCGCAGACTTCACCTACGACGACTTTATCCCCTTGTTCCAGGGAGAAAGGTTCGATCCCCGCCATTGGGTCAACCTGTTTGCAGACGCTGGCGCAAAGTACTTTGTGTTCACAACAAAGCACCATGACGGGTATGCGCTCttcgacgccaaggagacAACTCACCGGACGTCGCTGCTGCTCGGCCCAAAGCGCGACTTTACGCGCGAACTCATGGATGCGGCCCAGGAGTTCCAGCCCGATCTCAAGAAAGGAGCATACTACTCGATGCCCGAGTGGTACAACCCGCTGTACGTCAAGTacggccgcgacgacggcccGCTGTCGTTCTGGGGCGGTCCGGCAAAGAACGCTTATAACGGCAAGGTGGAAGAGTACACCGGGCATGTTGATGTTGGCGACTATATCTGTGGCCTCCAGGTGCCCCAGCTGGAAATTCTCACAAACGATTACAAGGTCGACCTGATATGGGGCGATATAGGGATGGCG TGGTATTctgacgcggcggcggccggtCGGCAAGTGTCTATCAACAACCGCCTTGGGATTGCTGGCGACTATGTTACTCCCGAGATGGAGCAGTTCAAGACGGTCCAGCCGCTCTGGGAGGCGTGCATGTCTGTCGACCCGTACTCGTTTGGCTACAACAAGGAGAcacgcgacgacgagtatCGAACCCCGACAGATCTCATTCACACGCTCATTGACATTGTCGCCAAGGGTGGCAACTTCCTTCTCAACATTGGCCCTCGTGCGGATGGGTCCATCCCCACTGCTGTTGAGACCATCCTCCGCGCTATCGGCAAGTGGCTCGGAATCAACGGCCGCGCTCTGTACAGCACCCAGCCGTTCCCACTAGTGCCCGAGATAGAGGCTCCTGGAGTCAATGTCCGCATCACCCGGTCCTCCGAAGCCTTGTACCTCATCTCACTCGAGAAACCCGGTCCCCGCTTTGCAATCCGCGCGCCCCTCCCGATTCTCCCCACGGACAAGGTCTTCCTCTTGGGTAACGAAACACCGATCCCAGCGACATTCGACGGAGAGCTTGTGCTAGACCTCTCTTCTGTTGACATCGAACCCAACGACATTGCTTGGGTGTTTGAGATCCGTTAG